A single genomic interval of Deinococcus radiotolerans harbors:
- a CDS encoding MFS transporter — translation MSIPASSPAPGLAPPDRATQVTLLLLSALTIMSGATIAPALPAMQAHFANTPNAALLVKLALTILGIVIAITAPLFGTLADRYGRRPVLLASLALYVLGGGSGLIAQSLGAVLLGRVVLGLAVAGTMTAAGALVNDLFSGAERGRFLSQQAAFNSFGGAVLLPLGGVLAAVGWRAPFTLYLAAGLLLPLLLRLPRGIPGAAHDPATPAQAPRWGAISLVYALSLGYMIVFYLMPAQGPFLLRALHANPGLTGLMLGSSTLMAAVTSLVFSRFAGRFDARRLAGLGMIVVAAGWLLVFRAPGLGAVEAGLLIAGLGGGVIFPNLYAWLADLTPPAWRGRVTAGMSSAIFLGQFLSPLVLAAPTGHEAQGFAAGSALAAGMGALLLILSLRGRRAPEPPVAAVPQRG, via the coding sequence ATGTCGATCCCCGCCTCATCCCCTGCGCCCGGTCTGGCCCCACCCGACCGGGCCACGCAGGTGACCCTTCTGCTTCTCTCCGCCCTGACGATCATGTCCGGGGCGACCATCGCCCCCGCCCTGCCCGCCATGCAGGCGCACTTCGCCAACACGCCCAACGCGGCCCTGCTCGTGAAGCTGGCCCTGACCATCCTGGGCATCGTCATTGCCATCACGGCGCCGCTGTTCGGCACGCTCGCAGACCGGTACGGGCGCCGTCCGGTGCTGCTCGCCTCGCTGGCCCTGTACGTGCTGGGGGGCGGCAGCGGCCTGATCGCCCAGAGCCTCGGGGCGGTGCTGCTGGGGCGCGTGGTGCTGGGCCTGGCCGTGGCGGGCACCATGACGGCCGCCGGGGCGCTCGTGAACGACCTGTTCAGCGGCGCAGAGCGGGGCCGCTTCCTGAGCCAGCAGGCGGCCTTCAACAGCTTCGGCGGCGCGGTGCTGCTCCCACTGGGCGGCGTGCTGGCCGCCGTGGGCTGGCGCGCCCCGTTCACGCTGTACCTCGCCGCAGGACTGCTGCTGCCCCTCCTGCTGCGCCTGCCGCGCGGCATTCCGGGCGCCGCTCACGATCCCGCAACGCCCGCGCAGGCGCCCCGCTGGGGCGCCATCTCCCTGGTGTACGCCCTGTCGCTGGGGTACATGATCGTCTTCTACCTGATGCCCGCCCAGGGGCCGTTCCTGCTGCGCGCCCTGCACGCCAACCCCGGCCTGACCGGCCTGATGCTGGGCAGCTCCACCCTGATGGCCGCCGTGACCTCACTGGTGTTCTCCCGCTTCGCCGGACGCTTTGACGCGCGGCGCCTGGCGGGCCTGGGCATGATCGTGGTCGCCGCGGGCTGGCTGCTGGTGTTCCGCGCGCCGGGCCTAGGCGCCGTGGAGGCCGGGCTGCTGATCGCCGGGCTGGGCGGCGGCGTGATCTTCCCGAACCTGTACGCTTGGCTGGCTGACCTGACGCCCCCCGCCTGGCGGGGCCGCGTGACGGCCGGGATGAGCAGCGCGATCTTCCTGGGGCAGTTCCTCAGTCCGCTGGTGCTGGCTGCGCCCACCGGGCACGAGGCACAGGGCTTCGCGGCCGGCTCGGCACTGGCGGCTGGGATGGGCGCGCTGCTGCTGATCCTCAGCCTGCGCGGCCGCCGTGCGCCTGAGCCGCCGGTCGCGGCGGTGCCCCAGCGGGGCTGA
- a CDS encoding V-type ATP synthase subunit D has translation MAGQISPTRSALLASKASLRTASGGADLLKRKRDALIGEFFALVKDALAAREQLSGVSKGAYTSLFGAKAWDSPEAVESLSLAGSSDYVIDMQIDNLYGVKVPKIKVPERGQQASFSPINVGARTIQAATDFGGVLEAIVKVAGTETKLRRIGEEIKKTSRRVNALEQVVIPGIEDDIRFIRSVLDQREREAGFTQKKIKAKIEAKNKAAREAQNAQSHGSAAD, from the coding sequence ATGGCAGGACAGATCAGCCCCACCCGCAGCGCCCTGCTGGCCAGCAAGGCCAGCCTGCGCACCGCCTCCGGCGGCGCGGACCTGCTCAAGCGCAAGCGTGACGCCCTGATCGGCGAATTCTTCGCGCTGGTCAAGGACGCCCTCGCCGCGCGCGAGCAGCTCAGCGGCGTCAGCAAGGGCGCCTACACCAGCCTGTTCGGCGCGAAAGCCTGGGACAGCCCCGAAGCGGTCGAGAGCCTCTCGCTGGCCGGCAGCAGCGACTACGTGATCGACATGCAGATCGACAACCTGTACGGCGTGAAGGTCCCCAAGATCAAGGTCCCTGAACGCGGCCAGCAGGCCAGCTTCAGCCCCATCAACGTCGGCGCGCGGACCATTCAGGCCGCCACCGACTTCGGCGGCGTGCTCGAAGCGATCGTCAAGGTCGCCGGCACGGAAACCAAGCTGCGCCGCATCGGTGAGGAAATCAAGAAAACCTCCCGGCGCGTGAACGCCCTGGAGCAGGTCGTCATCCCCGGTATCGAGGACGACATCCGCTTCATCCGCAGCGTGCTCGACCAGCGCGAGCGCGAGGCCGGCTTCACGCAGAAGAAGATCAAGGCGAAGATCGAGGCGAAGAACAAGGCCGCCCGCGAAGCGCAGAACGCGCAGAGCCACGGCAGCGCCGCCGACTGA
- a CDS encoding V-type ATP synthase subunit B, with protein MTLLQKEYNDVAYISGPLLFVNAASDLAYGAIVNIKDASGKMRGGQVISVSDQNAVIQVFEETRGLDLATASVSLVEDVARLGVSKEMIGRRFDGLGRPIDGLPAVVAEKRLSINGQPMNPAARAKPEEFIQTGISTIDVQTSLIRGQKLPIFSGSGLPHNELAAQIARQAKVPGHEGDFAVVFAAMGLTQREVSFFTQEFERTGALARSVLFLNKADDPAVERLLTPRMALTTAEYLAFEHGYHVLVILTDLTNYCEALREIGGAREEIPGRRGFPGYMYTDLASLYERAGVVDGKPGSVTQVPILSMPDDDITHPIPDLTGYITEGQIVVDRTLNSKGVFPPINPLPSLSRLQGNGIGKGKTRADHKNISDQLFAAYANGLDLRKLVAITGEDALTETDKLYLKFANDFEEYFIGQGDQDRSIEDSLTVAWGILSKLPQSQLTRIGKDSIDKYYGTKMDDMWKGSRSTK; from the coding sequence GTGACCCTCCTCCAGAAGGAATACAACGACGTCGCGTACATCTCCGGGCCTCTGCTGTTCGTGAACGCCGCCAGCGACCTCGCTTACGGCGCTATCGTGAACATCAAAGACGCCTCCGGCAAGATGCGTGGCGGGCAGGTCATCTCCGTGAGTGACCAGAACGCCGTCATTCAGGTGTTCGAAGAAACCCGTGGTCTGGACCTCGCGACTGCCAGCGTCAGCCTCGTCGAAGACGTGGCCCGCCTGGGCGTCAGCAAGGAAATGATCGGCCGCCGCTTCGACGGCCTGGGCCGCCCCATCGACGGGCTGCCCGCCGTGGTCGCCGAAAAGCGCCTGTCCATCAACGGCCAGCCCATGAACCCCGCCGCGCGCGCCAAGCCCGAGGAGTTCATCCAGACCGGCATCAGCACCATCGACGTGCAGACCAGCCTGATCCGCGGCCAGAAGCTGCCGATCTTCAGCGGCTCGGGCCTCCCGCACAACGAACTCGCCGCGCAGATCGCCCGTCAGGCCAAGGTGCCCGGCCACGAGGGTGACTTCGCCGTGGTGTTCGCCGCGATGGGCCTGACCCAGCGCGAAGTCAGCTTCTTCACGCAGGAATTCGAACGCACCGGCGCGCTCGCCCGCTCCGTGCTGTTCCTGAACAAGGCCGACGATCCCGCGGTCGAGCGTCTGCTGACCCCCCGCATGGCCCTGACCACCGCCGAGTACCTGGCCTTCGAGCACGGCTACCACGTGCTGGTGATCCTGACCGACCTGACGAACTACTGCGAGGCCCTCCGTGAAATCGGCGGCGCGCGCGAGGAGATCCCCGGTCGCCGCGGCTTCCCCGGCTACATGTACACCGACCTTGCGAGCCTGTACGAGCGTGCGGGCGTCGTGGACGGCAAGCCCGGCTCGGTCACCCAGGTGCCGATCCTGTCGATGCCCGATGATGACATCACCCACCCCATCCCCGACCTGACCGGCTACATCACCGAAGGTCAGATCGTGGTCGACCGCACCCTGAACTCCAAGGGCGTGTTCCCCCCGATCAACCCCCTGCCTTCGCTGTCCCGCCTTCAGGGCAACGGCATCGGCAAGGGCAAGACCCGCGCCGACCACAAGAACATCTCCGACCAGCTGTTCGCCGCGTACGCCAATGGTCTGGACCTGCGCAAACTGGTGGCCATCACCGGTGAAGACGCGCTGACCGAGACCGACAAGCTGTACCTGAAGTTCGCCAACGACTTCGAGGAATACTTCATCGGCCAGGGCGACCAGGACCGCAGCATCGAGGACAGCCTGACCGTCGCGTGGGGCATCCTCAGCAAGCTGCCCCAGAGCCAGCTGACCCGAATCGGCAAGGACTCCATCGACAAGTACTACGGTACGAAGATGGACGACATGTGGAAGGGCAGCCGCTCCACCAAGTAA
- a CDS encoding V-type ATP synthase subunit A, whose translation MTQNKSGVVKSIAGPAVIADGMYGAKMYDIVRVGEERLVGEIIRLDGNTAFVQVYEDTSGLTVGEPVQTTNLPLSVELGPGMLNGIYDGIQRPLGKIREASGDFIARGIEVSSLDRTQMWDFTPSVQVGDTVGGSAILGTVPEFSFTHKILTPPDKGGKIAWIAPAGQYNIDQTIARLEDGTELRMAHYWPVRAPRPVTKKLDPSLPFLTGMRILDVLFPLVMGGAAAIPGPFGSGKTVTQQSVAKYGNADIVVYVGCGERGNEMTDVLVEFPELEDPKTGGPLMHRTILIANTSNMPVAAREASVYTGITLAEYFRDQGYSVSLMADSTSRWAEALREISSRLEEMPAEEGYPPYLGAKLAAFYERAGAVKTLAGDDGAVSVIGAVSPAGGDMSEPVTQATLRITGAFWRLDAGLARRRHFPAINWNGSYSLFTPILDSWYRANVGEDFPELRQRIGTILQEEAALQEVVQLVGPDALQDNERLIIETGRMLRQDFLQQNGFDPVDASASMPKNYGLMKMFLKFYDQADTALKNGSTIDEIIQSPIIERLARARYTPEGDFAAYTDSVLGELDSSFKAVKA comes from the coding sequence ATGACGCAGAACAAGAGCGGCGTCGTGAAGAGCATCGCCGGACCCGCCGTGATTGCGGACGGGATGTACGGCGCGAAGATGTACGACATCGTCCGCGTGGGCGAGGAACGCCTCGTGGGCGAGATCATCCGACTGGACGGCAACACTGCCTTCGTCCAGGTGTACGAGGACACCAGCGGCCTGACCGTCGGTGAACCCGTCCAGACCACCAACCTCCCCCTGAGCGTGGAACTGGGGCCGGGGATGCTGAACGGCATCTACGACGGCATTCAGCGCCCCCTGGGCAAGATCCGCGAGGCCAGCGGCGACTTCATCGCCCGCGGCATCGAGGTCTCCAGCCTGGACCGCACGCAGATGTGGGACTTCACGCCCAGCGTGCAGGTCGGCGATACCGTCGGCGGCAGCGCCATCCTGGGCACCGTGCCGGAGTTCAGCTTCACGCACAAGATCCTGACGCCCCCCGACAAGGGCGGGAAGATCGCGTGGATCGCCCCGGCCGGTCAGTACAACATTGACCAGACCATCGCCCGCCTGGAAGACGGCACCGAGCTGCGCATGGCCCACTACTGGCCCGTGCGCGCCCCGCGCCCCGTCACCAAGAAACTCGACCCCAGCCTGCCGTTCCTCACGGGCATGCGCATCCTGGACGTCCTGTTCCCCCTGGTCATGGGTGGCGCTGCCGCCATCCCCGGCCCCTTCGGCTCCGGCAAGACCGTGACCCAGCAGTCCGTGGCGAAGTACGGCAACGCCGACATCGTCGTGTACGTGGGCTGCGGCGAACGCGGCAACGAGATGACCGACGTGCTCGTGGAATTCCCCGAACTGGAAGACCCCAAGACCGGCGGCCCCCTCATGCACCGCACCATCCTGATCGCCAACACGTCCAACATGCCCGTGGCCGCCCGCGAAGCGAGCGTCTACACCGGCATCACGCTGGCCGAGTACTTCCGCGACCAGGGCTACAGCGTGTCCCTGATGGCCGACAGCACCAGCCGCTGGGCCGAGGCGCTCCGTGAAATCTCCTCCCGCCTGGAAGAGATGCCCGCCGAAGAAGGCTACCCGCCCTACCTGGGCGCCAAGCTCGCCGCGTTCTACGAGCGCGCCGGGGCCGTCAAGACCCTCGCTGGCGACGACGGCGCAGTCAGCGTGATCGGCGCCGTGAGCCCCGCCGGCGGTGACATGTCCGAACCCGTCACGCAGGCCACCCTGCGCATCACCGGCGCCTTCTGGCGTCTGGACGCCGGCCTCGCCCGCCGCCGCCACTTCCCCGCGATCAACTGGAACGGCAGCTACAGCCTGTTCACCCCGATCCTGGACTCCTGGTACCGCGCCAACGTCGGCGAGGACTTCCCGGAACTGCGCCAGCGGATCGGCACGATCCTCCAGGAAGAGGCCGCGCTGCAGGAAGTCGTGCAGCTCGTCGGCCCCGACGCCCTGCAGGACAACGAGCGCCTGATCATCGAGACCGGCCGCATGCTCCGCCAGGACTTCCTGCAGCAGAACGGCTTCGACCCCGTCGACGCCAGCGCCAGCATGCCCAAGAACTATGGCCTGATGAAGATGTTCCTGAAGTTCTACGACCAGGCCGACACGGCCCTCAAGAACGGCAGCACCATCGACGAAATCATCCAGAGCCCCATCATCGAGCGACTCGCCCGCGCCCGCTACACGCCCGAAGGTGACTTCGCCGCGTACACCGACAGCGTCCTCGGCGAGCTCGACAGCAGCTTCAAGGCGGTGAAAGCGTGA
- a CDS encoding V-type ATP synthase subunit F: MRKVVVLTDHETATGFRLAGAEVVDTTPEQAQAALEKLITDGDYGLVAVDTGLIADPATATARIMRGRDLPILLPIPSLKDAFNPDTVDAKAYMGKLVRDTIGFDIKL; the protein is encoded by the coding sequence GTGCGTAAAGTCGTCGTCCTGACCGACCACGAGACCGCCACCGGTTTCCGCCTGGCCGGCGCCGAAGTGGTGGACACCACGCCCGAGCAGGCCCAGGCCGCCCTGGAGAAGCTGATCACGGACGGGGACTACGGCCTGGTGGCCGTGGATACCGGCCTGATCGCCGATCCGGCCACCGCCACGGCCCGCATCATGCGCGGCCGGGACCTGCCGATCCTGCTGCCCATCCCCAGCCTCAAGGACGCCTTCAACCCCGACACGGTCGACGCGAAGGCCTACATGGGCAAGCTAGTGCGCGACACCATCGGCTTCGATATCAAACTGTAA
- a CDS encoding V-type ATPase subunit, translated as MNNPYGYINGRVRMMRTALVEARSLDEAASSVNYQEFLRQISETPLREDLGDATAQGAGLAQLDEALSRNYLKAIAHLRSIAVGQPAREIESLLLRYDLQNVKTLVRGVLTGRSADDIVGGLIPAGTVPWSVLQGAAQSADVASLAQTLAVAGGKLGQILRSAVSSGASSLLDLEVALDQGYYRAVLAGVRGTHVRRYFTREIDIRNLLIARQLRGSAANVRYFIPGGRDVTESDFLRLAGGDNAVAADLQPIAEAADLGTAEAVARRLLDEASRNVAMADALGPGVALDYLRRKEQEIARLRLIGRAKFYGLSKDELVKELQGA; from the coding sequence GTGAATAACCCCTACGGTTACATCAACGGTCGCGTGCGCATGATGCGCACCGCCCTGGTGGAGGCCCGCTCGCTGGACGAAGCGGCCAGCAGCGTCAACTACCAGGAGTTCCTGCGCCAGATCAGCGAAACCCCGCTCCGCGAGGACCTGGGCGACGCCACGGCGCAGGGAGCCGGGCTGGCCCAGCTGGACGAGGCCCTGAGCCGCAACTACCTCAAGGCCATCGCCCACCTGCGCTCCATCGCCGTCGGGCAGCCCGCCCGTGAAATCGAATCCCTGCTGCTCCGGTACGACCTGCAGAACGTCAAGACCCTGGTCCGCGGCGTGCTGACGGGCCGCAGTGCCGACGACATCGTCGGCGGCCTGATCCCGGCCGGTACGGTCCCCTGGAGCGTGCTCCAGGGCGCCGCGCAGAGTGCCGATGTCGCCAGCCTCGCCCAGACCCTCGCGGTTGCCGGTGGGAAGCTGGGTCAGATCCTGCGTTCGGCCGTCAGCAGTGGGGCCAGCAGCCTGCTGGATCTCGAAGTGGCCCTCGACCAGGGTTACTACCGCGCGGTGCTGGCCGGCGTGCGGGGCACCCACGTGCGCCGTTACTTCACCCGTGAAATCGACATCCGCAACCTGCTGATCGCCCGCCAGCTGCGCGGCAGCGCCGCCAACGTCCGGTACTTCATTCCCGGCGGACGCGACGTCACCGAAAGCGACTTCCTGCGCCTCGCAGGCGGCGACAACGCCGTCGCGGCCGACCTGCAACCCATCGCGGAGGCCGCCGATCTCGGTACGGCCGAGGCGGTCGCCCGGCGCCTGCTAGACGAAGCCAGCCGCAACGTCGCCATGGCCGACGCCCTGGGCCCCGGCGTGGCGCTCGACTACCTGCGCCGCAAGGAACAGGAAATCGCCCGTCTGCGCCTGATTGGCCGCGCGAAGTTCTACGGCCTGAGCAAGGACGAGCTGGTAAAGGAGCTGCAAGGTGCGTAA
- a CDS encoding V-type ATP synthase subunit E, with product MSLGDILETEIQGEIARIREQAQTHADQIIAQAQERARTMLESRQRALHTDYAAGLTRARSAADLDANAQRLAAGDTLQVQAFQTAQTHLRQIPSLPEYPQVLAKLIQEALTALPNAQVIEAASSEHDAVRAALAQLGRHLELRANESVKTGVRLVGENGKTSVQNTLLGRLSAAQGELSAQVSRLLAEA from the coding sequence ATGAGCCTTGGTGACATTCTCGAAACCGAAATTCAGGGTGAGATCGCACGCATCCGCGAGCAGGCGCAGACACACGCCGACCAGATCATCGCCCAGGCGCAGGAGCGCGCCCGGACCATGCTCGAGAGCCGTCAGCGGGCCCTGCACACGGACTACGCCGCCGGCCTGACCCGCGCGCGCTCCGCTGCCGACCTGGATGCCAACGCCCAGCGTCTCGCCGCCGGCGACACGCTGCAGGTGCAGGCCTTCCAGACGGCCCAGACCCACCTGAGGCAGATCCCCAGCCTGCCCGAGTACCCCCAGGTGCTCGCCAAGCTGATCCAGGAAGCCCTGACCGCCCTCCCGAACGCCCAGGTGATTGAGGCCGCCAGCAGCGAGCACGACGCCGTGCGCGCCGCCCTCGCCCAGCTGGGCCGTCACCTGGAACTCCGCGCCAACGAAAGCGTGAAGACCGGCGTGCGCCTGGTCGGCGAGAACGGCAAGACCAGCGTTCAGAACACCCTGCTGGGCCGCCTGAGCGCCGCGCAGGGCGAACTGAGCGCCCAGGTCTCCCGCCTGCTCGCCGAAGCGTAA
- a CDS encoding V-type ATP synthase subunit K, with product MKKLAKYLPALTAATVASTAFAQEAAATGDANTAGLKAIGAGLALGLGAVGTGLAQGPIGAAAAGVVAERPEKFGQMAIWFFIPETLVIFGFVGFFLLK from the coding sequence ATGAAGAAACTCGCCAAGTACCTGCCCGCCCTGACCGCCGCCACCGTTGCCAGCACCGCCTTCGCCCAGGAAGCCGCCGCCACCGGCGACGCCAACACCGCCGGCCTCAAGGCCATCGGCGCGGGCCTGGCCCTCGGCCTCGGCGCCGTCGGTACCGGTCTCGCCCAGGGCCCCATCGGTGCGGCCGCTGCCGGCGTCGTTGCCGAGCGTCCCGAGAAGTTCGGTCAGATGGCCATCTGGTTCTTCATCCCCGAAACCCTGGTCATCTTCGGCTTCGTCGGCTTCTTCCTCCTCAAGTAA
- a CDS encoding V-type ATP synthase subunit I, giving the protein MINPMQQVVVAGRQSDSRAIMQALQQAGVLHIVPLEAQGFQTGPLSGQAAEDRRDAERLLARSESTLGELDAARVTRAPLPAEGEWSALIEQAATPASALTDRETELRADLDTQRSYGDVVAALARVAGSLDRSRRVALIPFTAQEASELQAAQDALKAELGDRFAIGSERVNDRLSAAIVAVLSADRDRARAALGKARLGELRLPGRFERMPLGDVQAAFADIARNHPQALDKVEADKRALAQQHGPTLAAIRDALADRVGIDDARAQTARGKYGFVLQGFVPDDRVPDLKRALDPFKQSAMFELHAADAHHGDGVPVQLKNSSYTENFEFMLNISDPPKYGTFDPSWVVAWFFPLFFGFIVADIGFGLLFLLASLWGLARARRGESLPIGLLGITLDPATLKRVGTVLLTMSGWSILWGILTGEFFGNVLEKLHVFYVNPELIQNIWGVRLAEGEEHAGGLIPILFPRVLPEFSNTIMLICIAVGVIFMLWSWALKAQLTWKHKHMHHFWEAVGMLGGLIGLILLAYVSRAGQDFGALSNFGNPLVLVMLLGFLVFVGGLFGARNPLMLIEILSNGGNIISFTRLFAVGVAAAILANLATDVGWSLGGTLPVIGPILGILVGLIVHVFLFVLTILGHVMQPIRLVWVEYLNPTGFYQETGIRYAPFAPAARK; this is encoded by the coding sequence GTGATCAACCCCATGCAGCAAGTCGTGGTTGCCGGCCGTCAGAGTGACAGCCGCGCGATCATGCAGGCCCTGCAACAGGCTGGCGTGCTGCACATCGTGCCCCTGGAAGCCCAGGGTTTCCAGACCGGCCCGCTCAGCGGGCAGGCCGCTGAGGACCGCCGGGACGCCGAACGCCTCCTGGCCCGCAGCGAAAGCACCCTGGGTGAACTGGACGCCGCGCGCGTCACCCGCGCCCCACTGCCCGCCGAGGGTGAGTGGAGCGCCCTGATCGAACAGGCCGCCACGCCCGCCAGCGCCCTCACGGACCGCGAAACGGAACTGCGCGCCGACCTCGACACGCAGCGCAGCTACGGCGACGTCGTGGCCGCCCTGGCCCGCGTGGCCGGCAGCCTCGACCGCAGCCGCCGCGTCGCCCTGATCCCCTTCACCGCCCAGGAGGCCAGCGAACTGCAGGCCGCCCAGGACGCCCTGAAGGCCGAACTGGGAGACCGCTTCGCCATCGGCAGTGAGCGCGTGAACGACCGCCTGAGCGCCGCCATCGTGGCCGTCCTCAGCGCCGACCGTGACCGCGCCCGCGCCGCGCTGGGCAAAGCCCGACTGGGCGAACTGCGCCTCCCGGGCCGCTTCGAACGCATGCCGCTCGGCGACGTGCAGGCCGCGTTCGCGGACATCGCCCGCAACCACCCCCAGGCCCTGGACAAAGTGGAAGCCGACAAGCGCGCCCTGGCGCAGCAGCACGGCCCCACCCTGGCCGCGATCCGCGACGCCCTGGCCGACCGCGTCGGCATTGACGACGCACGCGCCCAGACCGCCCGCGGCAAGTACGGCTTCGTGCTGCAGGGCTTCGTGCCCGACGACCGCGTGCCCGACCTCAAGCGCGCGCTGGACCCCTTCAAGCAGAGCGCCATGTTCGAACTGCATGCCGCTGACGCCCACCACGGGGACGGCGTACCCGTTCAGCTGAAGAACTCCTCGTACACCGAGAACTTCGAATTCATGCTGAACATCAGTGACCCCCCGAAGTACGGCACCTTCGACCCCAGCTGGGTCGTGGCGTGGTTCTTCCCGCTGTTCTTCGGCTTCATCGTCGCGGACATCGGCTTCGGCCTGCTGTTCCTCCTGGCGTCCCTGTGGGGCCTGGCCCGCGCCCGCCGCGGCGAGAGCCTCCCGATCGGTCTGCTGGGCATCACCCTGGACCCCGCGACGCTCAAACGCGTCGGCACCGTGCTGCTCACCATGAGCGGCTGGAGCATCCTGTGGGGCATCCTGACCGGCGAATTCTTCGGCAATGTCCTGGAAAAACTCCACGTGTTCTACGTGAACCCCGAGCTGATCCAGAACATCTGGGGCGTGCGCCTGGCCGAAGGTGAAGAACACGCCGGCGGCCTGATTCCGATCCTGTTCCCCCGCGTCCTGCCAGAATTCAGCAACACCATCATGCTGATCTGCATCGCCGTGGGCGTGATCTTCATGCTCTGGAGCTGGGCACTCAAGGCGCAGCTGACCTGGAAGCACAAGCACATGCACCACTTCTGGGAAGCCGTCGGGATGCTGGGCGGCCTGATCGGCCTGATCCTGCTGGCCTACGTCAGCCGCGCCGGTCAGGACTTCGGCGCCCTGTCGAACTTCGGCAACCCCCTCGTCCTCGTGATGCTCCTCGGCTTCCTGGTGTTCGTCGGCGGCCTGTTTGGCGCCCGCAACCCCCTGATGCTGATCGAGATCCTCTCAAACGGCGGCAACATCATCTCCTTCACCCGACTGTTCGCCGTCGGCGTGGCCGCCGCGATCCTCGCGAACCTCGCCACCGACGTCGGCTGGAGCCTGGGCGGCACGCTGCCCGTCATCGGCCCGATCCTCGGCATCCTGGTCGGCCTGATCGTTCACGTCTTCCTGTTCGTCCTGACCATCCTGGGCCACGTCATGCAGCCCATCCGACTGGTCTGGGTCGAGTACCTCAACCCCACTGGCTTCTACCAGGAAACCGGTATCCGTTACGCCCCATTTGCCCCTGCGGCACGCAAGTAA
- a CDS encoding V-type ATPase subunit subunit G family protein, with the protein MDVSSRVLSELASREAALDAQIEAARAQAQQTVDAAEAQATSILRDAEAQAKAMQAEHEQKLSAEVKSIRDAASAQAQQDAAHTRARAESKLAQAVDTIMRAVLP; encoded by the coding sequence TTGGACGTCTCAAGTCGAGTCTTAAGTGAACTGGCCAGCCGCGAAGCGGCGCTGGACGCGCAGATCGAAGCGGCGCGCGCTCAGGCGCAGCAGACCGTGGACGCTGCCGAGGCGCAGGCGACGAGCATCCTCCGCGACGCAGAAGCTCAGGCGAAGGCCATGCAGGCCGAGCACGAGCAGAAGCTCAGCGCGGAAGTGAAGTCGATCCGCGACGCCGCCAGCGCCCAGGCGCAGCAGGACGCCGCGCACACCCGCGCGCGCGCCGAGAGCAAACTGGCGCAGGCGGTGGACACGATCATGAGGGCGGTGCTCCCGTGA